A stretch of Triticum aestivum cultivar Chinese Spring chromosome 1D, IWGSC CS RefSeq v2.1, whole genome shotgun sequence DNA encodes these proteins:
- the LOC123171814 gene encoding uncharacterized protein — protein MDPSFMISSFIAPTQHGIDHQLPGYRTPGAGLDEAVYNKTVTLPVTNWMCEEKIGPGPTRVLQTTKAKYWMITRRKQGDQKAPAVFSTPHIAVGSGGGTSSATYYESWEERAFAQDSAGSLGGCIWPPRSYSCSFCGREFRSAQALGGHMNVHRRDRARLKLSGMVEDGGGVDVHGMPLHQGYMIQPLPCPPPRPSAPSTEANPNPVRSFLSDPGKSLVDAATARTIWGKQVLAAPLASPSDTQEHGEKDVFLRDAEVRSEQELRAGAGELKLSLLGRRTRSAFEDDDKEDDEKIVHLCRKRRRIDLEATEFVLSSSSSEHLQRDDPRDDGDDDNRRVKEVELKIKSLLAYMCEIQCHFSCVWLIFVHLVVSSDCIYVQAFCKNPALLEVALACNPLRKWQKCFRLL, from the exons ATGGATCCGTCTTTCATGATTTCGAGCTTCATCGCTCCCACCCAACACGGTATCGACCACCAACTCCCGGGGTATCGAACCCCTGGTGCTGGACTGGATGAAGCTGTTTATAACA AAACAGTCACACTTCCTGTGACAAACTGGATGTGTGAAGAAAAGATAGGGCCAGGACCCACTAGGGTACTACAGACAACGAAAG CAAAGTACTGGATGATAACCAGGAGAAAGCAGGGTGATCAGAAGGCGCCTGCCGTCTTCAGCACGCCGCACATCGccgtcggcagcggcggcggcacctCCTCGGCCACCTACTACGAGTCGTGGGAGGAGCGCGCGTTCGCCCAGGACTCCGCGGGGAGCCTCGGGGGCTGCATCTGGCCGCCGAGATCCTACTCGTGCAGCTTCTGCGGCCGAGAGTTCCGGTCGGCGCAGGCCCTCGGTGGGCACATGAACGTGCACCGGAGGGACCGGGCCCGGCTCAAGCTCTCCGGGATGGTGGAGGATGGGGGCGGCGTCGACGTCCATGGCATGCCTCTTCATCAAGGCTACATGATCCAGCCGCTGCCATGCCCTCCTCCAAGACCTAGTGCTCCAAGCACAGAAGCTAACCCTAATCCAGTACGCAGCTTTCTTTCGGATCCAGGGAAGTCGTTGGTGGACGCTGCAACTGCAAGAACCATTTGGGGCAAACAAGTCTTGGCCGCCCCTCTCGCGTCCCCATCAGACACCCAAGAACATGGTGAGAAGGATGTGTTTCTTCGCGACGCCGAGGTACGTTCAGAGCAAGAACTGCGTGCTGGGGCTGGCGAGCTGAAGCTGAGCCTTTTGGGCCGCCGAACAAGAAGTGCCTTTGAGGATGATGATAAAGAAGACGATGAAAAGATTGTTCATCTATGTCGCAAGAGGAGGAGGATTGATCTGGAGGCTACCGAGTTCGttctgtcttcttcctctagtgagCATCTGCAACGTGATGATCCTCGTGATGATGGCGACGATGATAATCGTCGTGTGAAG GAGGTTGAACTCAAAATCAAGAGCTTACTTGCATACATGTGTGAAATTCAATGTCATTTTTCCTGTGTATGGCTTATATTTGTTCACCTAGTTGTTTCATCGGACTGCATTTATGTTCAAGCATTTTGCAAAAACCCCGCACTACTAGAGGTTGCACTTGCATGCAATCCCCTGCGTAAATGGCAAAAATGTTTCCGACTCTTGTAA